One genomic segment of Thioclava sp. GXIMD2076 includes these proteins:
- a CDS encoding ABC transporter ATP-binding protein: MGITVENLAISYERHRVLDGIDLTLPKGCVTAIIGPNGCGKSTLLRAIGGHLRPERGRVRIEGDDLVSLPPKALARRLGLLPQAPLAPEGLRVGELVARGRLPWLRPFRPLGPLDQAVIARAMEATDIVALRDRPVEALSGGQRQRVWIAMVLAQDTGWQLFDEPTTWLDLPHQLEVLKLVQALNRAEGRSVVMSLHDISLAARFADHIVALRAGKLVAEGPAAEVITPDTLKRVFDLEADVIPDPRHGTPLVLPY; the protein is encoded by the coding sequence ATGGGCATAACTGTCGAAAATCTTGCCATTTCCTATGAGCGGCACCGGGTGCTCGACGGGATCGACCTGACGCTGCCCAAGGGCTGCGTCACCGCGATCATCGGCCCCAATGGCTGCGGGAAATCCACGTTGTTGCGCGCGATCGGCGGCCATTTGCGGCCCGAGCGGGGACGTGTGAGGATCGAGGGCGATGATCTGGTGTCACTGCCGCCCAAGGCTCTGGCGCGGCGGCTGGGGCTTTTGCCGCAGGCCCCGCTTGCGCCCGAGGGGCTGCGCGTGGGGGAGCTGGTCGCGCGCGGTCGTCTGCCGTGGCTCAGGCCGTTCCGCCCGCTTGGTCCGCTCGATCAGGCGGTGATTGCCCGTGCCATGGAGGCCACCGATATTGTCGCGCTGCGCGACAGGCCGGTCGAGGCGCTCTCGGGCGGGCAGCGCCAGCGGGTCTGGATCGCGATGGTGCTGGCGCAGGATACAGGCTGGCAGCTTTTTGACGAGCCGACCACATGGCTCGATCTGCCCCATCAGCTGGAAGTGCTGAAACTGGTGCAGGCGCTCAACCGTGCCGAGGGACGCTCGGTGGTGATGAGCCTGCATGATATCTCGCTCGCGGCCCGTTTTGCCGATCATATCGTGGCTTTGCGCGCGGGAAAGCTTGTGGCCGAAGGGCCTGCGGCGGAGGTAATCACCCCCGACACGCTGAAGCGCGTCTTCGATCTTGAAGCGGATGTGATCCCCGATCCGCGCCATGGCACACCCCTTGTCCTGCCCTATTGA
- a CDS encoding methyl-accepting chemotaxis protein, whose amino-acid sequence MSLTRNLSISVKLPLIIMALVLLSVSFVSVLTGQIVLQRLGDEATERLTADVKDRANRLEVFFDRAALDIATAAAANETTLSLTDFSMVWGMMAANEEMDPAQILTKAFVTDNPYPAGERDKLDTPTERVNDFSYSGLHELHHPGFRSMIEVYGYYDVFLVDMQGNVIYSVAKETDFATNLESGPYSETGLAEVFRAARDLEQGSVAFSDYSFYAPSNEMPAAFIGSPVIDPGGNRLGAIIYQLPTDQIEAIVNNPNGLEETGQAYIVAPDGILRSELRFSDTPALLTRRVDSIPVQDALAGQTGAIESGALDGHPAFIAFTPVQVFGQTWAIVVEKGADEVLATQRYAEKIQLILVLCVLLVSVVVAMLVSRSVTRPLGRASTAMQAISLGNYATEVPDTRRGDEIGKMACALEQFRTELAAAQAANVENRYRSAAFQASASAMMVVDHDLKVFFANAEIHNLLRRSAGAIAGHGDAFDPDDIIGTPIGMFFSEEERKTVLAALSDPSQLPCQLQVKLGESRLQVKLSTVEDGQGETIGFIVEWADVTESYLNAAVLGALDKSQVVASFSPDGVLTSGNAQMLRSYGITEADIPAMPRLQDAAPELAEVYRKLQSGEPVLDVFPGPPGPNGKSVLIEGIFAPVQDETGNIIRLMLIGKDITEARHALTQATAARAQMQAAQESVVHALRNGLKTLADGDLTTRIEQSFDMEYEGLRSDFNEALRKLETAMQVVRENSVRITGDAAEIYSAANDLSQRSERQAATLEETATALDELTISVRSSAEGAKHTSQLVEGARDHAEKSGAVVQEAVEAMGEIEHSSEQINKITGMIDDIAFQTNLLALNAGVEAARADDAGRGFAVVASEVRALAQRSSEAARDIKGLISSSELQVKRGVELVSQAGAALEKIVSSVAEISVNVSAIATSSGEQSVGLAEVNEAVNQLDQVTQENAARFEETTAATHALTQETETLSQTIAMFKAGPKTAAGGVMQQPKPVDATHREPVPTVPRQVRPAEARRAAAASVKMADGWDEF is encoded by the coding sequence ATGTCGTTGACGAGGAATCTGAGTATATCGGTCAAGCTGCCACTCATCATAATGGCGCTCGTGTTACTATCGGTTTCCTTTGTCTCAGTGCTTACGGGGCAGATCGTTCTTCAAAGATTGGGGGACGAGGCGACAGAGCGGTTGACCGCGGATGTAAAAGACCGTGCCAACCGTCTCGAGGTGTTTTTCGACCGGGCAGCGCTGGATATCGCCACAGCTGCCGCGGCGAACGAGACCACGCTGAGCCTGACGGATTTCAGTATGGTCTGGGGAATGATGGCCGCGAACGAGGAGATGGATCCGGCGCAGATCCTGACCAAGGCTTTCGTAACCGATAATCCCTATCCGGCGGGTGAGCGTGACAAGCTCGATACACCCACCGAGCGGGTGAATGATTTCAGCTATTCCGGACTTCACGAGCTCCATCATCCCGGTTTCCGCTCGATGATCGAGGTCTATGGCTATTACGATGTTTTCCTGGTCGATATGCAAGGGAATGTCATCTATTCCGTTGCAAAAGAAACCGATTTTGCCACAAACCTCGAAAGCGGGCCCTATAGCGAGACGGGGCTTGCGGAAGTGTTCCGCGCCGCAAGAGATCTCGAACAGGGCAGCGTTGCGTTCTCGGATTATTCCTTCTACGCCCCCTCGAACGAGATGCCTGCCGCTTTTATCGGCTCTCCGGTCATCGATCCGGGCGGAAACAGGCTCGGTGCCATCATATACCAGCTTCCGACGGATCAGATCGAAGCAATTGTAAATAATCCCAACGGGTTGGAGGAGACGGGGCAGGCCTATATCGTCGCGCCTGACGGGATATTGCGCTCGGAGCTGCGGTTCTCGGATACACCTGCATTGCTGACGCGCCGGGTCGATAGCATTCCGGTTCAGGATGCGTTGGCGGGCCAGACGGGCGCGATCGAGAGCGGAGCGCTCGATGGTCATCCGGCCTTTATCGCCTTTACCCCCGTGCAGGTCTTTGGGCAGACATGGGCAATTGTTGTCGAGAAGGGCGCGGACGAGGTTCTGGCAACCCAGCGCTACGCGGAGAAGATCCAGCTCATCCTCGTGCTGTGCGTATTGCTTGTCTCGGTGGTCGTGGCCATGCTCGTCTCCCGTAGCGTGACCAGACCACTTGGCCGTGCCTCCACCGCGATGCAGGCGATCAGCTTGGGGAATTATGCGACCGAAGTCCCCGATACCCGACGCGGCGACGAGATCGGCAAGATGGCCTGCGCGCTCGAGCAGTTCCGCACGGAGCTTGCAGCGGCGCAAGCGGCCAATGTGGAGAACCGGTATCGCAGTGCCGCGTTTCAGGCCTCCGCATCGGCCATGATGGTCGTCGATCATGATCTCAAGGTGTTTTTTGCCAATGCCGAGATCCACAACCTGCTGCGGCGCTCGGCAGGAGCCATCGCCGGGCATGGGGACGCGTTCGACCCCGACGACATTATCGGCACGCCGATCGGGATGTTTTTCTCGGAAGAGGAGCGCAAAACCGTTCTGGCCGCGCTTTCGGATCCATCGCAACTCCCATGTCAGCTGCAAGTAAAGTTGGGCGAGAGCCGTTTGCAGGTCAAGCTGTCGACTGTCGAGGACGGGCAAGGCGAGACGATCGGGTTCATTGTCGAATGGGCGGATGTGACAGAGTCCTATCTGAATGCCGCAGTTCTGGGCGCGCTGGACAAAAGCCAGGTCGTAGCCAGTTTTTCTCCCGATGGTGTGCTGACATCAGGCAACGCGCAAATGTTGCGATCCTATGGCATAACCGAGGCGGATATACCCGCCATGCCGCGATTGCAGGACGCCGCGCCGGAGCTTGCAGAGGTCTACCGGAAGCTACAGTCAGGCGAGCCGGTGCTCGATGTCTTCCCCGGCCCGCCCGGACCCAATGGTAAATCGGTCCTGATCGAGGGGATATTTGCGCCGGTGCAGGACGAGACCGGAAATATCATACGTCTGATGTTGATCGGCAAGGATATCACAGAGGCCCGGCATGCCCTGACGCAGGCGACGGCCGCGCGGGCGCAGATGCAGGCGGCACAGGAGAGTGTCGTCCATGCACTCCGTAACGGGTTGAAAACGCTTGCGGATGGCGATCTAACCACCCGTATAGAGCAGTCTTTCGATATGGAATACGAGGGACTGCGTTCGGATTTTAACGAGGCGCTGCGCAAGCTGGAAACCGCCATGCAGGTCGTGCGCGAAAATTCGGTCCGCATCACCGGCGATGCGGCCGAGATCTATTCGGCGGCGAATGATCTTTCGCAACGCAGCGAACGGCAGGCGGCAACACTCGAAGAGACCGCCACGGCGCTCGACGAGCTGACGATCTCGGTCCGGTCTTCGGCCGAGGGGGCAAAGCACACCAGCCAACTGGTTGAGGGCGCGCGCGATCATGCCGAGAAATCCGGCGCCGTGGTGCAGGAGGCGGTCGAGGCGATGGGCGAGATCGAGCACTCGTCCGAGCAGATCAACAAGATCACCGGAATGATCGACGATATCGCGTTCCAGACAAACCTCCTCGCGCTGAATGCCGGGGTCGAGGCTGCGCGGGCAGATGATGCCGGTCGAGGTTTTGCGGTGGTGGCCTCGGAAGTCCGGGCACTGGCGCAAAGATCGTCGGAGGCCGCGCGGGATATCAAAGGCTTGATCTCGTCTTCGGAGCTACAGGTGAAACGTGGTGTCGAACTTGTCTCGCAGGCGGGGGCCGCTCTGGAGAAAATCGTGTCGAGCGTGGCGGAGATCAGCGTCAATGTAAGTGCCATCGCAACATCTTCGGGCGAACAATCGGTAGGGCTCGCCGAGGTGAATGAGGCGGTCAACCAGCTGGATCAGGTCACACAGGAAAATGCCGCACGGTTCGAGGAAACAACCGCCGCAACCCATGCGCTGACACAAGAGACCGAAACTCTGTCCCAGACGATCGCGATGTTCAAAGCCGGCCCGAAAACCGCCGCCGGGGGAGTGATGCAGCAGCCCAAACCGGTAGATGCCACACATCGTGAACCGGTCCCGACAGTTCCGCGACAGGTCCGGCCTGCCGAAGCCCGTCGCGCAGCTGCAGCATCCGTCAAGATGGCTGACGGTTGGGATGAGTTCTAG
- a CDS encoding TonB-dependent siderophore receptor, producing MTSPLHTPSRMVRPMAIAALMASTALTLLPVHPAMAQDSADGQSAGSDTYALPPIIVRENLAYSGAVTGYLAPATETGVKSGVPLAEVPQSITVVTSTELEARKPRQVEDAIAYSAGVNASTWGTDDRYDQFSIRGFDMGPNALYRDGLPQKALNFSGFTSDPYMIERVDVLRGPAGVLYGSNDAGGMVNLVTKRPVFGPLAEVEASYNSNDTASVGFDLGNVLNESGTLAGRLTGLVRRGETDVEDSANDRQFVAGSLTWAPTDATSLTVLGHVQHDSLTPILMGPINGEDIDPSWGSLPDDWLLHEPDYNEMKTTQQSIGWDFTHDFGGGLRLNQRLRYAHQDTDYRQLDYSYAAEEGVYYYPFHNVEDARSLGFDTNLEYGSTVFGAENSLTFGADYQLSRYKVTQYLDDSTYLVSYDDPSYDFDVTEPGLSSVTHSRYEERGLYLQDHMKFDQGTTLTFGLRHSWFETKQTDDLAGTSDTQKDQATTYMIGVTHELANGLTPYASYTEGFTQNIGKTITGAALDPSKSRQFEAGLRYAPSADLMLSGAVFDLRKTNVKDYDTTDPTWSSFSQAGEIRSRGIELEARGRLTPTLQGVASYTYLDTEITKNGDASLIGNENAMAPHHQISLWLDQDLSSWVEGLSVGAGARFVSSSYSTQDNLRKTPGHTLLDLAVHYEAEPLSVDFGVTNLLDRDYYGVCYDGYGCALGEGRVATLTLSRTF from the coding sequence ATGACTTCTCCTCTCCATACCCCATCGCGCATGGTCCGGCCTATGGCGATTGCAGCCCTCATGGCCAGCACGGCGCTGACCCTTCTGCCGGTGCATCCGGCAATGGCGCAAGACAGCGCCGACGGGCAGAGCGCGGGCAGTGACACCTACGCCCTGCCGCCGATCATCGTGCGCGAGAACCTTGCCTATTCGGGCGCGGTCACAGGCTATCTGGCACCGGCCACCGAGACGGGCGTCAAATCCGGCGTGCCGCTGGCGGAGGTGCCGCAATCGATCACCGTTGTCACCTCGACCGAGCTCGAGGCCCGCAAGCCGCGTCAGGTCGAGGATGCGATCGCCTATTCGGCGGGAGTGAATGCCTCTACATGGGGCACCGATGACCGCTATGACCAGTTCTCGATCCGTGGCTTCGATATGGGGCCGAATGCGCTTTACCGTGACGGGTTGCCGCAGAAGGCGCTGAATTTCTCGGGCTTTACGTCAGACCCCTATATGATCGAGCGGGTCGATGTGCTGCGCGGTCCTGCGGGCGTGCTCTATGGCTCCAACGACGCAGGCGGCATGGTCAATCTGGTAACCAAGCGCCCTGTCTTCGGGCCACTGGCCGAGGTGGAGGCCAGCTATAACAGCAATGACACCGCGTCTGTCGGCTTCGATCTGGGCAATGTGCTCAACGAGAGCGGCACGCTTGCGGGGCGGCTGACGGGGCTTGTGCGTCGGGGCGAAACCGATGTGGAGGACTCGGCCAATGACCGCCAGTTCGTGGCCGGATCGCTGACCTGGGCGCCCACTGACGCCACCTCGCTCACCGTGCTGGGCCATGTGCAGCATGACAGTCTGACGCCGATCCTTATGGGGCCGATCAATGGCGAGGATATCGATCCGAGCTGGGGCAGCCTGCCGGATGACTGGCTGTTGCACGAGCCCGATTACAACGAGATGAAGACCACCCAGCAATCCATCGGTTGGGATTTCACCCATGATTTCGGCGGCGGGCTGCGGCTCAACCAGCGCCTGCGCTATGCCCATCAGGACACCGATTACCGTCAGCTCGATTATTCCTACGCGGCAGAGGAAGGGGTCTATTACTACCCGTTCCACAATGTCGAGGACGCGCGCTCGCTGGGCTTCGATACCAATCTCGAATACGGTTCGACCGTGTTTGGCGCCGAGAACAGCCTGACGTTTGGCGCCGATTACCAGCTCAGCCGTTACAAGGTGACCCAATATCTCGATGATAGCACCTATCTCGTGAGCTATGATGATCCGAGCTATGATTTCGATGTGACCGAACCGGGGCTCTCGTCGGTGACGCACTCGCGCTACGAGGAGCGCGGGCTCTATCTGCAGGACCATATGAAGTTCGATCAGGGCACCACGCTGACCTTCGGCCTGCGCCATAGCTGGTTCGAGACCAAGCAGACCGATGATCTTGCAGGCACGAGCGATACCCAGAAAGATCAGGCCACGACCTACATGATCGGGGTGACGCATGAGCTGGCCAACGGGCTGACCCCCTATGCCAGCTATACCGAGGGCTTCACCCAGAATATCGGCAAGACGATCACCGGTGCCGCACTCGATCCGTCCAAGAGCCGCCAGTTCGAGGCAGGGCTGCGCTATGCACCAAGTGCCGATCTGATGCTGAGCGGCGCGGTGTTCGACCTGCGCAAGACCAATGTGAAGGATTACGACACCACCGATCCGACATGGTCGAGCTTCTCGCAGGCCGGCGAGATCCGCTCGCGCGGGATCGAACTGGAGGCGCGGGGCCGTCTGACCCCGACGCTGCAGGGTGTGGCCAGCTATACCTATCTCGATACCGAGATCACCAAAAATGGCGATGCGAGCCTGATCGGCAATGAAAACGCGATGGCCCCGCATCACCAGATCTCGCTCTGGCTCGATCAGGACCTGTCCTCGTGGGTGGAAGGGCTGTCGGTGGGCGCGGGCGCGCGCTTCGTATCCTCTTCGTATTCGACGCAGGACAATCTGCGCAAGACGCCCGGACATACGCTGCTCGATCTGGCCGTCCATTACGAGGCGGAGCCGCTTTCGGTCGATTTCGGGGTCACCAACCTTCTGGACCGCGACTATTACGGCGTCTGCTATGACGGTTATGGCTGCGCTTTGGGCGAAGGTCGCGTGGCCACGCTGACCCTGAGCCGCACCTTTTGA
- a CDS encoding DUF1850 domain-containing protein, which produces MSGCLMAGAMMIALGTGGSFTLEWTHSVEREDWRETWEITTDDRLYLTQAAVKGSGAGMEPGDGGHFEEGWWVWHPDLPPVPALVLAASGKTPSAWRLCGAGCVDLGAFSGQPVQVVPCSRAG; this is translated from the coding sequence ATGAGCGGCTGTCTGATGGCGGGGGCGATGATGATCGCCCTTGGCACCGGCGGCAGCTTCACGCTGGAATGGACCCATTCGGTCGAACGCGAGGACTGGCGCGAGACATGGGAGATCACCACGGACGACCGCCTGTATCTGACGCAGGCGGCGGTCAAAGGCTCGGGCGCCGGTATGGAACCGGGTGACGGGGGGCATTTCGAGGAGGGCTGGTGGGTCTGGCACCCCGATCTGCCACCGGTGCCCGCGCTGGTCCTTGCCGCCTCCGGCAAGACCCCCTCGGCATGGCGGCTATGCGGCGCCGGATGTGTGGATCTCGGCGCCTTCTCCGGCCAACCTGTGCAGGTTGTCCCCTGTTCCAGAGCAGGGTAA
- a CDS encoding iron ABC transporter permease, producing the protein MRAKAVLSLALLGLALADLSLGRFLFSPGDLWAILAAGPAGEMWVLLIDLRLPRVMLAIGAGMALGLSGALCQSLFRNPLAAPEMLGVTAGATFGAVLVILAGAQGMAVTLGAGAGAFGGLLGLVVLAGRACGLSRLILTGVGLTLTLGGLTGLLVAQADDRLAGDAILWMTGSLNGSYWARTALVWAVVLPLCGAALWARGVLLRLEMGDELARALGLRVAPARLGVLLIAAIAVASAVAVVGPVGFVGLMAGPLSRALSRQMGVRTSGPDLPGAALCGALVLVVADLMVTATAPWALMPAGVFTGILGAPLLVVLVGRSGRKGDGAWA; encoded by the coding sequence ATGAGGGCGAAGGCGGTTCTTTCGCTGGCGCTTCTGGGGCTGGCGCTGGCGGATCTCTCGCTGGGGCGGTTCCTGTTCTCGCCCGGCGATCTGTGGGCCATTCTGGCGGCGGGGCCCGCGGGGGAGATGTGGGTGCTGCTGATCGATCTCCGCCTGCCGCGGGTCATGCTTGCGATCGGGGCGGGTATGGCACTGGGCCTCTCGGGGGCGCTCTGCCAGTCGCTCTTTCGTAATCCGCTGGCCGCGCCCGAGATGCTGGGGGTGACCGCAGGCGCCACATTCGGGGCGGTGCTGGTCATTCTGGCAGGGGCGCAGGGGATGGCGGTGACGCTCGGTGCGGGAGCAGGGGCGTTTGGCGGATTGCTGGGGCTTGTGGTTCTGGCAGGGCGGGCCTGCGGCCTGAGCCGTCTGATCCTCACAGGCGTCGGGCTCACGCTGACGCTGGGCGGTCTCACGGGACTTCTGGTGGCGCAGGCCGACGACCGGCTGGCGGGAGATGCGATCTTGTGGATGACCGGATCGCTCAACGGCAGCTACTGGGCCCGCACCGCACTTGTCTGGGCTGTGGTGCTGCCGCTGTGCGGGGCAGCGCTCTGGGCGCGTGGCGTTCTTTTGCGCCTTGAAATGGGTGACGAGCTGGCGCGTGCGCTGGGGCTCAGGGTCGCACCTGCACGGCTGGGGGTGCTTCTGATCGCCGCCATAGCGGTGGCCTCGGCGGTCGCCGTTGTGGGGCCGGTGGGCTTTGTCGGGCTGATGGCGGGACCTCTGTCCCGTGCGCTCTCGCGGCAGATGGGCGTGCGCACGAGCGGCCCCGATCTGCCAGGGGCGGCGCTGTGCGGCGCGCTGGTTCTGGTCGTAGCCGATCTGATGGTCACCGCCACGGCCCCTTGGGCACTGATGCCTGCGGGGGTGTTCACAGGCATCTTGGGCGCGCCGCTTCTGGTGGTGCTGGTCGGGCGATCCGGCCGGAAAGGAGACGGAGCATGGGCATAA
- a CDS encoding ABC transporter substrate-binding protein, with protein MLRLVLTVLICLLPLCGQAQDYPREVTHRLGVTRIDHAPERIVTIGYHEQDFLYALGIAPVGVHEWFGNKPYASWVWADEPRRALGGRPAVQYGYEIDIEWVYAQKPDLIIASFYNLSPSLYHALSQIAPVITGPAGEDVWSVPWTDELRLIARATAREPQAEAVIAQIENRISRIAQANPAFRGQQATTGFYASDHFVGYDGRSGANALLQQLGFVQPPVFDALAQSTGQFSVSRERIDLFDRDVVLWLVDPASADAIRQMPLYRATRLARDGRAIWADPDLAAALSFMTPLSIPYALDRLEPLLQAATRQRDPGP; from the coding sequence ATGCTCCGTCTTGTCCTGACCGTGCTGATCTGCCTGCTGCCCCTATGCGGGCAGGCGCAGGACTATCCGCGCGAGGTGACCCACAGGCTCGGCGTCACCCGCATCGATCACGCCCCCGAGCGCATCGTGACGATCGGCTATCACGAGCAGGATTTTCTCTATGCGCTGGGGATCGCGCCGGTGGGCGTGCATGAATGGTTCGGCAACAAGCCCTATGCCAGCTGGGTCTGGGCCGATGAGCCGCGCCGCGCGCTTGGCGGGCGGCCTGCGGTGCAATATGGCTACGAAATCGATATCGAATGGGTCTATGCCCAGAAACCCGACCTGATCATCGCAAGTTTCTATAACCTGAGCCCCTCGCTCTATCACGCGCTGTCGCAGATCGCGCCGGTCATCACGGGGCCTGCGGGCGAAGATGTGTGGAGCGTGCCATGGACCGACGAACTGCGTCTGATCGCGCGGGCTACAGCGCGCGAGCCGCAGGCGGAGGCGGTGATCGCGCAGATCGAAAACCGGATCAGCCGCATCGCGCAGGCCAATCCTGCCTTCCGTGGGCAACAGGCCACGACCGGTTTCTATGCCTCCGACCATTTTGTGGGCTATGACGGGCGATCGGGCGCGAATGCCCTTCTCCAGCAGCTAGGCTTCGTGCAGCCGCCTGTTTTCGACGCGCTGGCACAGTCGACCGGCCAGTTCTCGGTGAGCCGCGAGCGTATCGATCTGTTCGATCGTGATGTGGTGCTGTGGCTGGTGGATCCGGCAAGTGCGGACGCGATCCGGCAGATGCCGCTCTACCGTGCGACACGTCTGGCCCGCGACGGGCGCGCGATCTGGGCCGATCCGGATCTGGCAGCGGCGCTCTCGTTCATGACGCCGCTCTCCATACCCTATGCGCTGGATCGGCTGGAACCGCTTTTGCAGGCGGCCACAAGGCAGCGCGACCCGGGGCCTTGA
- a CDS encoding iron ABC transporter permease, producing the protein MRSVLPLLFSLCAVLIVAALSLSLGARVMPVADIWRTLTDFDPARPADLIVQGLRLGRTLTGFTCGAALAVAGLLMQQISRNPLADPGLLGVNGGASLAVVLCLWAGVAGGPVALGLVAMAGAGLAALLVFAIGGGKAADRAAILRLTLAGVAVSALALALVSAIVLLDQGTRDQFRFWTIGSLGGADPERFNVLCWPVIAGVGLALLLSRKLDALALGHAGARAVGVRAGPVLLLGLGAVALLSGASVAMIGPVGFIGLVVPHLVRRLVGPQVMAGVLVAVPLGGAVLLACDTLGRVLVRPAEIQTGLILALAGGPCFLLLIGRLAR; encoded by the coding sequence ATGCGTTCTGTCTTACCTCTCCTTTTTTCCCTTTGCGCGGTCCTGATCGTGGCCGCGCTCTCGCTGTCGCTGGGAGCGCGTGTCATGCCCGTGGCCGATATCTGGCGCACCCTGACCGATTTTGATCCCGCGCGCCCCGCCGATCTTATCGTGCAGGGGCTGCGTCTGGGGCGGACGCTGACAGGGTTCACCTGTGGCGCCGCGCTCGCCGTTGCAGGGCTGCTGATGCAACAGATCAGCCGCAATCCGCTGGCCGATCCGGGGCTTTTGGGCGTCAATGGCGGCGCGTCTCTGGCGGTGGTGCTGTGTCTGTGGGCGGGAGTGGCGGGCGGGCCGGTCGCGCTGGGGCTTGTGGCCATGGCAGGGGCGGGGCTGGCGGCACTTCTTGTCTTTGCCATCGGTGGCGGCAAGGCGGCGGACAGGGCCGCGATCTTACGGCTGACCCTTGCAGGGGTGGCTGTTTCGGCGCTGGCGCTGGCGCTTGTCTCGGCCATCGTGCTGCTTGATCAGGGCACACGCGACCAGTTCCGCTTCTGGACCATCGGCTCGTTGGGGGGCGCCGATCCCGAGCGGTTCAATGTCTTGTGCTGGCCAGTGATCGCAGGTGTGGGGCTGGCGCTTTTGCTGTCACGCAAGCTCGATGCGCTGGCTCTTGGACATGCGGGGGCACGGGCCGTGGGCGTGCGGGCAGGGCCTGTCCTGCTCCTGGGTCTTGGGGCCGTAGCCCTTCTGTCGGGGGCCTCGGTGGCAATGATCGGACCGGTGGGCTTTATCGGGCTGGTGGTACCGCATCTGGTGCGCCGGTTGGTGGGGCCGCAGGTCATGGCGGGCGTGCTGGTGGCGGTCCCGCTGGGCGGGGCGGTGCTGCTGGCCTGCGACACGCTGGGGCGGGTGCTGGTCCGGCCCGCCGAGATCCAGACCGGTCTGATCCTCGCGCTGGCGGGTGGACCCTGTTTCCTCCTGCTGATCGGGAGGCTCGCGCGATGA